CCAGGGCGTCCTGCGCGAGTTCTTCCGCCAGGCCCACGTCGCGCACCATGCGCGCCAGGCCGGCGATCAGGCGTGGCGATTCGATGCGCCAGACGGCATCGATGGCGCGATGGGTGTCGGTGCTCATGCGGGTCCGGGCGTGGGAGGCGGAAGGGTGGCCGGCAGCTTACTCAGGTGGGCTGGCCGATGTCGCGCTGCATCGCTTCGAAACCGGCGGCGGCCTGCTGCACGTCGGCGGGGAAGTCGTCGAATTCCTGCACCTGGCGCACTTCGATGACTTCGTTGTCGCTGCCCGGGCAGCGGCTGGCCCATTCGATGGCTTCCTGGCGCGAGTTCACCCGGATCATCCAGTAGCCGCCCAGCACTTCCTTGGCCTCGCTGAAGGGGCCGTCGACGACCTTGGCCTTGCCGCCGGCGAAGCTCACGCGCGCGCCCGACGACGGCGGGTGCAGGCCGTCCAGGCCGACCAGCACGCCGGCGTTCTGCAGGTCTTCGTTGAATTTCATCATCGCCGCGACGCGGTCGGCTTCGGGCATGGCGTCGGGCGCGGCGTGTTCGTAGCCCTTGGGAATCATCAGCAGCATGAAGCGCATAGCCAGGTCCTATGAGGTGCGAAAGTGGGGTGGCGGGCGCCGTTGCGGCGCTGGCAACACGAAGATCAATAGTGTCGCGCGAATCATCGCCCAATGGGGTAGGCGAGGCGATGAACTGCGAGGTAGTGGACATTCCGCGGCGCGACGTAGGCACGCCGCGCCGCGGTGGCCACAGGCGCGGCTCAGCCCTGCTTGGGCACGTTGATCATCCACGGCACGCCCCAGGCGTCGGTCACGCAGCCGAAGCTTTCGGCCCAGAACGTGGCCTGCAGCGGCATGGTGATCTTGCCGCCTTCGGCCAGGCCGGCGAACACGCGCTCGGCTTCGTTCGCCGATTCCAGGTTGAGCGAGACCGAGATGCCCTTGACGCCCTCGTAGGGGTACAGGGCGTTGGC
The sequence above is a segment of the Lysobacter silvisoli genome. Coding sequences within it:
- a CDS encoding YciI family protein codes for the protein MRFMLLMIPKGYEHAAPDAMPEADRVAAMMKFNEDLQNAGVLVGLDGLHPPSSGARVSFAGGKAKVVDGPFSEAKEVLGGYWMIRVNSRQEAIEWASRCPGSDNEVIEVRQVQEFDDFPADVQQAAAGFEAMQRDIGQPT
- a CDS encoding VOC family protein, coding for MHVTPYLTYDGTAEQAFQHYARVLGGKIELLTRYGEAPAGSGCDDLSEADQRKVMHVSLSGKDFMLMASDANALYPYEGVKGISVSLNLESANEAERVFAGLAEGGKITMPLQATFWAESFGCVTDAWGVPWMINVPKQG